A genomic stretch from Aerococcaceae bacterium zg-1292 includes:
- a CDS encoding folate family ECF transporter S component has translation MKKKLTTIQLSLLGIILGIRIAISFIPSFKVGQFVELGVGFIGAALSGALFGPFYALIIGVINDIITALIHGKAFFFGYTLSAGIAGLVYGFGLWRKPHTLKRIFITVLCITLFVNLGLGSIWIKMITGKAWEVFMGIRIMKNIVSLFLNTFLLYVLFNHPTIKRYINRYNF, from the coding sequence ATGAAGAAAAAATTAACAACGATTCAATTATCGTTACTAGGGATTATTTTAGGCATTCGTATTGCGATAAGCTTTATCCCCTCATTTAAAGTAGGGCAATTTGTTGAACTTGGTGTTGGTTTCATTGGTGCTGCCCTTTCAGGCGCACTATTTGGACCCTTTTATGCCTTAATTATTGGTGTTATTAATGACATCATCACAGCGCTTATCCATGGTAAAGCATTCTTTTTTGGTTATACTTTAAGTGCAGGTATCGCCGGTCTAGTCTATGGCTTTGGTTTATGGCGTAAGCCACATACCTTAAAACGAATTTTCATTACGGTACTATGTATTACTTTATTCGTTAACCTTGGTTTAGGTTCTATCTGGATTAAGATGATTACTGGTAAAGCCTGGGAAGTCTTTATGGGGATTCGTATTATGAAAAATATCGTATCATTATTTTTAAACACCTTCCTCTTATATGTGTTATTCAACCATCCAACCATCAAACGTTATATCAATCGCTATAACTTTTAA
- a CDS encoding FAD-dependent oxidoreductase has translation MTKESIAVIGGGIVGSTAAYYLARAGYDVTLFDEGTGQATSAAAGIICPWFTLRRNKPWYFLVSQGAEFYRQLMRDLAEDGFETAHIFKEQGALIIRKNQKSLDRDIEASTVKKETAPAIQTVKTLSPQESNKLFPMLETQYSATHVQGGGRVDGAALINTLKQAFTTHGGQLITQTAQLTPEHLIKYAQQEAQHFDKILLAAGAWLPDLLEPLDYDVDIRPQKGQLFSIQTTHDDTDNWPVIMPPGKVDIIPNPNGEIVIGATHEDDMGYDLELDYDKLAELSETAKNWIPSIETYSIHNTRVGIRAYTSDYTVLVGQVPETNNIWAVSGLGSSGLTSGPYLGYQWAQLIQTGKWTLNEDDFPINKFIQKRHV, from the coding sequence ATGACAAAAGAATCAATAGCAGTTATCGGTGGCGGCATCGTTGGATCTACTGCAGCTTATTACCTAGCAAGAGCCGGATATGATGTCACCTTATTTGACGAAGGGACCGGCCAAGCGACTTCAGCCGCCGCAGGTATTATTTGTCCTTGGTTTACACTACGTCGAAATAAACCATGGTATTTTTTAGTGTCACAAGGTGCAGAGTTTTATCGTCAATTAATGCGTGATTTAGCCGAAGATGGTTTTGAGACAGCACATATTTTCAAAGAACAAGGCGCTTTAATCATTCGAAAAAATCAAAAAAGTTTAGACCGCGATATTGAAGCCAGTACAGTGAAAAAAGAGACCGCACCAGCAATTCAAACGGTAAAAACATTATCACCTCAAGAATCAAATAAACTGTTTCCAATGCTTGAAACACAGTATAGCGCAACTCATGTGCAAGGCGGTGGTAGAGTGGATGGTGCAGCCTTAATCAACACCTTAAAACAAGCTTTTACAACCCACGGTGGGCAATTAATCACCCAAACAGCACAACTGACACCTGAACACCTTATCAAGTATGCACAACAGGAAGCACAACACTTTGATAAAATTTTACTTGCAGCAGGCGCTTGGCTACCTGACTTGTTAGAACCTTTAGATTATGATGTCGATATTCGTCCACAAAAAGGCCAACTCTTTAGCATCCAAACAACTCATGACGATACGGATAACTGGCCTGTCATTATGCCGCCAGGTAAAGTAGATATCATTCCCAATCCAAATGGTGAAATCGTGATTGGAGCAACACATGAAGACGATATGGGTTATGATTTAGAGCTTGACTATGATAAATTAGCAGAACTATCTGAAACAGCCAAAAATTGGATACCTTCGATTGAAACCTATTCCATTCATAATACAAGAGTTGGTATTCGTGCCTATACATCTGACTATACTGTCTTAGTTGGCCAAGTCCCAGAAACTAATAACATTTGGGCCGTCAGTGGTCTCGGTTCATCTGGTCTAACCAGTGGCCCTTATTTAGGTTATCAATGGGCTCAACTCATTCAAACAGGTAAATGGACCCTCAACGAAGATGATTTCCCGATTAATAAATTTATACAAAAACGTCATGTATAA
- the mscL gene encoding large conductance mechanosensitive channel protein MscL produces the protein MWKEFKAFIANDNILQLATAVVMGTAFTAIVNSLVNDIFMPIIVAVTGQADVSGLALKLGNTTIGIGMFLQAIINFLLIAAMLFTIIKALEKVKRPAPAETEEVPGGPSETELLQEILTELRNK, from the coding sequence ATGTGGAAGGAATTTAAAGCATTTATCGCAAATGACAATATTTTACAATTAGCTACTGCCGTAGTTATGGGGACTGCTTTTACAGCTATCGTTAACAGCTTAGTCAACGATATCTTCATGCCAATTATTGTTGCGGTTACAGGGCAAGCGGATGTTTCTGGATTAGCTCTTAAATTAGGAAATACTACGATTGGAATCGGTATGTTCTTACAAGCAATTATTAACTTCTTATTAATCGCTGCAATGTTATTCACTATCATTAAAGCATTAGAAAAAGTAAAACGTCCAGCTCCAGCAGAAACTGAAGAAGTTCCTGGCGGCCCAAGCGAAACAGAATTATTACAAGAAATCTTAACTGAATTACGTAATAAATAA
- a CDS encoding transposase translates to MTHVIYTHKNGTKYVYESTSYYDKEKKQARPKRKLIGKIDPETGEIVPTQSRGRKTKSVGNPLGAIQSVKSYGATYLVKELANIMGILSDLEEHFPYCYHELLTLIQYLILEPDNTINEFEYWQTKVETTLMNPLSSTHVSELITAMCEEDRDKFFKTRYNWFAEEECWVFNTTTLSTYSTSDEAQSGYNYEDDDLKQVNLGIVFSEASRVPVMYRILPTNIIDSKTIETLLSLLDYFSPKKKKIVLGSEFYKERNIQMLCKEGIDFIIGGKRGIEEIDGVIERILIDITEIDHYSSTEKLYIHSEKISGLRALEMCGVPLTIHVYLDKFLQYQQETKLMNDLDELLTLLNHEEEYRNGFESSHHPLMKYVKLNKDNNKYLLNAEIIKKRIAMMGAFVLLSNTNKSAEECLRLFQDRDWVEKKFLTWTNGLELRRLSPSGDDVQDGKLFVQFLSVIVESYLREQMRNVQLDEHYTIEELLEALKNVYTYSDGSGNRLVAEISDEQAKIYERFGVLKPFLSMN, encoded by the coding sequence ATGACACATGTAATTTATACACACAAAAATGGAACGAAATATGTTTATGAATCAACGTCTTACTACGATAAAGAGAAGAAACAAGCGCGTCCAAAACGTAAATTAATTGGAAAAATTGACCCAGAAACAGGAGAGATTGTCCCAACGCAATCTAGAGGGAGAAAAACAAAATCAGTTGGAAATCCATTAGGTGCAATACAGTCCGTTAAGTCTTATGGTGCGACTTATTTGGTAAAGGAATTAGCGAATATAATGGGTATATTGAGTGATTTAGAGGAGCACTTTCCATATTGCTATCATGAGTTACTGACGCTTATACAATATTTGATTTTAGAGCCGGATAATACGATTAATGAATTTGAGTATTGGCAAACAAAGGTGGAGACCACACTTATGAACCCCTTGTCTTCGACACATGTCAGTGAATTAATCACTGCAATGTGTGAAGAAGATAGAGATAAATTTTTTAAGACACGATACAATTGGTTTGCTGAGGAGGAATGTTGGGTATTTAATACGACCACTCTATCCACCTATTCAACCTCAGATGAGGCACAATCCGGGTATAATTATGAAGATGATGACTTAAAGCAAGTCAATCTAGGGATTGTATTTAGTGAAGCAAGTCGGGTACCAGTTATGTATCGTATACTGCCTACTAATATTATAGATTCGAAAACAATCGAGACTTTATTGAGTTTATTGGATTATTTTTCACCGAAGAAGAAAAAAATAGTATTAGGTAGCGAATTTTATAAAGAGCGAAACATTCAGATGCTTTGTAAAGAAGGTATTGATTTTATTATTGGTGGAAAACGAGGAATTGAGGAAATTGATGGAGTAATTGAACGAATATTGATTGATATAACAGAAATTGACCATTATTCTTCAACAGAAAAACTTTATATTCATTCAGAAAAAATTAGTGGACTTAGAGCATTAGAGATGTGTGGTGTTCCTTTGACCATTCATGTTTACCTCGATAAATTTTTACAATATCAACAGGAAACAAAATTGATGAATGATTTAGATGAATTGTTAACCTTATTGAATCATGAGGAAGAATATCGAAATGGGTTTGAAAGTAGCCATCATCCGTTAATGAAATATGTAAAATTGAATAAAGATAATAATAAGTATTTATTAAATGCTGAAATAATTAAAAAGCGAATTGCGATGATGGGGGCATTTGTACTTTTATCAAATACAAATAAGAGTGCCGAAGAATGCTTACGATTGTTTCAAGACAGAGATTGGGTAGAGAAGAAGTTTCTGACATGGACAAATGGTTTAGAACTAAGACGATTAAGTCCGAGTGGAGATGATGTACAGGATGGAAAACTGTTCGTACAATTTTTATCAGTAATTGTAGAATCGTATTTGAGAGAACAAATGAGAAATGTTCAATTGGATGAACATTATACGATTGAAGAACTGTTAGAAGCGCTGAAGAATGTGTATACTTACAGTGATGGTAGTGGAAATCGATTAGTAGCAGAAATATCAGATGAACAGGCAAAAATTTATGAACGGTTTGGCGTACTAAAACCATTTTTGAGTATGAATTAG